A part of Streptomyces sp. NBC_01210 genomic DNA contains:
- a CDS encoding amidohydrolase family protein, whose product MSATDGTDGRTESSSDNETADVRRFWERLRLPGLVDIHTHFMPEQVLRKVWAYFDAAGPLTGLEWPITYRHEEERRVALLREFGVRSFTSMLYPHKAGMAAWLNGWAAEFAARTPDCVHTATLFPEDGVERYVREAVETGARIFKSHLQVGAYDPNDARLDPVWGLLAEAGVPVVMHCGSGPAPGKHTGPEPVGRLLARHPRLRLVVAHMGMPEYTDFLDLAERYGEVRLDTTMAFTDFSERFAPFPERERARLADLGDRIVLGTDFPNIPYPYVHQLHALEGLGLGDDWLRAVCYENGARLFGLPHS is encoded by the coding sequence TTGAGCGCGACTGACGGGACTGACGGCCGGACCGAGAGCTCGAGCGACAACGAGACGGCGGACGTACGGAGGTTCTGGGAGCGGCTCCGGCTGCCCGGCCTCGTCGACATCCACACGCACTTCATGCCGGAGCAGGTCCTCAGGAAGGTGTGGGCCTACTTCGACGCCGCCGGACCGCTGACCGGCCTGGAGTGGCCGATCACCTATCGGCATGAGGAAGAGCGACGGGTCGCTCTGCTGCGCGAGTTCGGGGTGCGCTCCTTCACCTCGATGCTCTATCCGCACAAAGCCGGGATGGCCGCCTGGCTCAACGGCTGGGCGGCGGAGTTCGCGGCGCGCACACCGGACTGTGTGCATACGGCGACCCTCTTCCCGGAGGACGGCGTCGAGCGCTACGTACGAGAGGCGGTCGAGACCGGCGCGCGGATCTTCAAGTCGCATCTCCAAGTGGGTGCGTACGACCCCAATGACGCGCGGCTCGATCCCGTCTGGGGGCTGCTCGCCGAGGCCGGGGTCCCCGTGGTGATGCACTGCGGATCCGGGCCCGCGCCCGGCAAGCACACCGGGCCCGAGCCGGTGGGCCGGCTGCTCGCGCGGCACCCCCGACTGCGGCTGGTGGTCGCGCACATGGGAATGCCGGAGTACACGGACTTCCTGGATCTCGCCGAGCGGTACGGCGAGGTGCGACTGGACACGACGATGGCTTTCACGGACTTCAGCGAGCGGTTCGCGCCCTTCCCGGAGCGGGAGAGGGCACGGCTCGCCGACCTCGGCGACCGGATCGTGCTGGGCACGGACTTCCCCAACATCCCGTATCCGTACGTCCATCAGCTCCACGCGCTCGAAGGCCTCGGGCTCGGGGACGACTGGCTGCGAGCGGTCTGCTACGAGAACGGCGCCAGGCTGTTCGGTCTTCCGCACTCCTAG
- a CDS encoding antibiotic biosynthesis monooxygenase family protein, whose protein sequence is MSIKPVAAHEPPYYTVVFTSVQTERPEGYGETAERMKNLVEEVPGFLGYESARTPGGLGITVGYFRDEEAIATWQRNLEHQAAQKRGRAEWYESYSVHVGKVERSYGFERD, encoded by the coding sequence ATGAGCATCAAACCTGTCGCGGCACATGAACCGCCCTACTACACCGTGGTCTTCACCTCGGTTCAGACGGAGCGGCCCGAGGGATACGGCGAGACCGCCGAGCGCATGAAGAATCTGGTGGAAGAGGTCCCCGGGTTCCTCGGGTACGAGTCGGCGCGGACACCCGGCGGGCTCGGGATCACCGTCGGGTACTTCAGGGACGAGGAAGCCATCGCCACCTGGCAGCGGAATCTGGAGCACCAGGCCGCGCAGAAGCGCGGACGGGCCGAGTGGTACGAGAGCTACAGCGTCCATGTCGGCAAGGTCGAGCGGAGCTACGGTTTTGAGCGCGACTGA
- a CDS encoding DUF2797 domain-containing protein — MAWRCAGLGWPRGTRMPVLEWEGGRISPLTTGKELGFQAEGQRRCVGARGNPCPLRAVVSGRATQARCTECARLDRAHSVAADTIADDPRTYRVYLAWFGPGMVKVGITAEERGAARLLEQGAVVFSWLGRGPLMAARRTEELLRTALGVPDRIPYADKRAVRAALPGAVERAAEIEELHRRAVGLGGWAESLERMDFEAVDHAEVFGLEGLPAATGVVRELVDGGVVAGLLVAAAGPDLHLRTARDGLVVVDTRLMTGWALVGAECDAGVTVPLTEKGAPGAVQDGLF; from the coding sequence ATGGCGTGGCGGTGTGCGGGGCTCGGCTGGCCCCGCGGGACGCGGATGCCCGTGCTCGAGTGGGAGGGCGGGCGGATCAGTCCGCTCACCACCGGGAAAGAGCTGGGCTTCCAGGCCGAGGGGCAGCGGCGGTGTGTCGGAGCGCGGGGGAATCCCTGCCCCCTGCGGGCCGTCGTGTCCGGGCGGGCGACACAGGCGCGGTGTACGGAGTGTGCACGGCTGGACCGGGCGCACTCGGTGGCCGCCGACACGATCGCCGACGACCCGCGGACGTACCGCGTGTATCTCGCCTGGTTCGGTCCTGGCATGGTCAAGGTAGGGATCACCGCCGAGGAGCGCGGCGCGGCGCGGCTGCTGGAGCAGGGGGCCGTGGTCTTCAGCTGGCTGGGGCGCGGGCCGCTGATGGCGGCGCGGCGGACCGAGGAACTGCTGCGTACGGCGCTGGGCGTGCCGGACCGGATTCCGTACGCCGACAAGCGGGCGGTACGGGCCGCGCTGCCGGGCGCGGTGGAGCGGGCAGCGGAGATCGAAGAGCTGCACCGGCGCGCGGTCGGCCTTGGCGGGTGGGCGGAGTCGCTGGAGCGGATGGACTTCGAGGCGGTCGATCACGCCGAGGTGTTCGGGCTCGAGGGGCTGCCGGCCGCGACCGGGGTGGTGCGCGAGCTGGTGGACGGCGGGGTGGTCGCGGGGTTGCTGGTGGCGGCCGCCGGGCCCGATCTGCATCTGCGGACGGCGCGTGACGGTCTTGTCGTGGTCGATACACGGCTGATGACCGGATGGGCGCTGGTGGGTGCCGAGTGCGATGCAGGGGTGACGGTGCCTCTCACCGAGAAGGGCGCTCCCGGCGCAGTGCAGGACGGGCTCTTCTGA
- a CDS encoding DUF3291 domain-containing protein, which translates to MPTLPWVTPNPAPPGAQAFVMASRFEVRSLGDVPRFFWKSLAAWRQVRSAPGAFGASLIAQPTKRVFFTLSAWESRDALYAYARTEPHRGIMAGLRATMRSSTFTFWEVPVEQLPIGWDEAKRRIAEQARIDGGA; encoded by the coding sequence ATGCCCACACTCCCTTGGGTCACCCCGAACCCTGCCCCACCAGGCGCTCAGGCCTTCGTCATGGCCTCCCGCTTCGAGGTGCGCTCCCTCGGGGACGTGCCGCGTTTCTTCTGGAAGTCGCTCGCCGCGTGGCGGCAGGTGCGGTCCGCGCCGGGAGCCTTTGGTGCTTCCCTCATCGCCCAGCCGACGAAGCGCGTCTTCTTCACGCTGTCCGCGTGGGAGAGCCGGGACGCCCTCTACGCGTACGCGAGGACCGAGCCGCACCGCGGGATCATGGCCGGGCTGCGCGCGACCATGCGCAGCTCGACCTTTACGTTCTGGGAAGTCCCGGTGGAGCAGTTGCCGATCGGCTGGGACGAGGCCAAACGGCGTATCGCGGAACAGGCGCGGATCGACGGCGGAGCCTGA
- a CDS encoding MerR family transcriptional regulator, producing MRISELSRRSGVPITTIKHYLREGLLPPGRATAATQAEYEESHVRRLRLIRALIGVRGLSVNATRELLSAVSEHEADTHQVLGLVLGARPVTEPEPESASASASASASEEEDDRPGIADADALLTEMGWQVSEHAPAKRVIAETLETLRSLGVDYDWRSLLPYATLAERTAAHDLDQLDDTTDPLEQAERALLLTVLLEPALLALRRLAQEDESAKRYGG from the coding sequence GTGCGAATTTCCGAGCTGAGCCGCCGCAGCGGGGTGCCGATCACGACGATCAAGCACTACCTCCGGGAGGGACTGCTGCCGCCCGGACGGGCGACAGCCGCGACCCAGGCCGAGTACGAGGAGTCGCACGTACGCCGCCTCCGGCTGATCCGCGCCCTCATCGGAGTACGAGGGTTGTCGGTCAACGCCACAAGGGAGCTGCTGAGTGCGGTGTCCGAGCACGAAGCCGACACCCACCAGGTGCTCGGCCTCGTCCTCGGCGCCCGACCGGTCACCGAGCCGGAGCCCGAGTCCGCGTCCGCGTCCGCGTCCGCGTCCGCGTCCGAGGAGGAGGACGACCGGCCCGGCATCGCCGACGCGGATGCGCTGCTGACGGAAATGGGCTGGCAGGTCTCGGAACACGCCCCGGCCAAGAGGGTCATCGCCGAAACCCTGGAGACCTTGCGATCACTCGGAGTCGACTACGACTGGCGGTCCCTTCTCCCCTACGCAACCCTCGCCGAGCGCACCGCCGCCCACGATCTCGATCAACTGGACGACACCACCGACCCCCTGGAACAGGCCGAACGAGCCCTGCTGCTGACCGTGTTGCTGGAGCCGGCACTCCTGGCGCTGCGACGCCTCGCACAGGAGGACGAGTCGGCCAAAAGGTACGGCGGCTGA
- a CDS encoding TolB family protein, with protein MRFTHAALTVGLAVATSLSLAGTASAGGTVGAGRITATDYSAGSPATVALDPATGSVTTTFAQAAQDGVLSPKGSRVAYIQRRDTCIPQAEGCMYARDLVIADTDGSDRRVLAEGVQPEDATAPYVGHPDWSPSGKRIVYDSPRGLEWIATDGTGAEVLTSGSHGTFSPDGRSIAFLKATSYETPSGWEYGSDVYILDLATREVRAVTTDHQALSTPADWSPDGQRVVHSTGHGLRITDVATGAATEPQWPMPLSSIQNPVFAPDGNRIAFTAVDDFAGTSGVYVVDAADGGNLRVLTDRPVSITDWLAN; from the coding sequence GTGCGCTTCACACACGCTGCGTTGACAGTCGGGCTCGCGGTTGCGACGAGCCTGTCACTTGCGGGGACCGCCAGCGCGGGGGGAACGGTGGGGGCGGGCCGGATCACCGCCACGGACTACTCGGCGGGGTCGCCGGCCACCGTCGCGCTGGACCCGGCGACCGGCTCCGTCACCACCACCTTCGCCCAGGCCGCGCAGGACGGGGTCCTCTCGCCCAAGGGTTCCCGGGTGGCGTACATCCAACGCCGGGACACGTGCATACCGCAGGCCGAGGGCTGCATGTACGCCCGCGACCTGGTGATCGCCGACACCGACGGCAGCGACCGGCGGGTCCTGGCCGAGGGCGTCCAGCCCGAAGACGCCACCGCGCCGTACGTCGGACACCCTGACTGGTCCCCGAGCGGTAAGCGGATCGTCTATGACAGCCCACGCGGCCTGGAGTGGATCGCCACGGACGGCACCGGTGCTGAGGTGCTCACCTCCGGCAGCCACGGCACGTTCTCCCCGGACGGCCGGAGCATCGCCTTCCTGAAGGCCACCTCGTACGAGACGCCCAGCGGCTGGGAGTACGGCTCCGACGTCTACATCCTGGACCTGGCCACCCGCGAGGTCCGCGCCGTCACAACCGACCACCAGGCCTTGTCGACGCCCGCCGACTGGTCCCCCGACGGGCAGCGCGTCGTCCACTCCACCGGGCACGGTCTGCGCATCACGGACGTCGCGACCGGCGCCGCCACCGAGCCGCAGTGGCCGATGCCCCTCTCCAGTATCCAGAACCCGGTCTTCGCCCCCGACGGCAACCGGATCGCCTTCACCGCCGTCGACGACTTCGCCGGCACAAGTGGCGTCTATGTCGTTGACGCCGCCGATGGCGGGAACCTCCGCGTGCTCACCGACCGGCCCGTGAGCATCACGGACTGGCTGGCCAACTAG
- a CDS encoding glutamate decarboxylase, which yields MTKRDVAALFGNRFLTEPAPSETFPEEGMTATDTMRLLDEDLVMEGDPQRNLATFVTTWMEPEAQRIIAENLHRNFIDHAEYPISAEIEQRCVRMLADLFHAPGKTTGCRTQGSSEAIMLGALSLKWKWRERRQAASLSVDRPNLIFGGDVHVVWEKFCRYFDVEPRIVPLAEDKYTIGPEDVEPHIDENTIGVVAVVGTTFTGHKDDVVGIDKLLRDIRKERDLDIPIHVDGASGGFVWPFLYPDSKWDFRLEQVRSINVSGHKYGLVYPGIGWLVFREESDLAKNLVFYENYLGKTDATFTLNFSTGASMVLAQYYNFVRLGRQGYTYVMETMQKNARALADNLRSSGRFEVIGSDLEQLPLVAFRLAGKHAYDESDIAWQLSAERGWMVPAYTLPPNAERVKILRALVKETLSREQIERLTQDIADACNTLDHKGGTTEVERAQIKRGTGY from the coding sequence ATGACCAAGAGAGACGTCGCGGCCCTGTTCGGAAACCGCTTCCTGACCGAGCCCGCTCCCTCGGAGACCTTCCCCGAGGAGGGCATGACCGCGACGGACACCATGAGGCTGCTGGATGAGGACCTCGTCATGGAGGGCGACCCGCAGCGCAACCTCGCCACGTTCGTCACCACCTGGATGGAGCCGGAGGCGCAACGGATCATCGCCGAGAACCTCCACCGCAACTTCATCGACCACGCGGAGTACCCCATCTCCGCCGAGATCGAGCAGCGCTGCGTGCGCATGCTCGCCGACCTCTTCCACGCACCGGGCAAGACCACCGGATGCCGGACCCAGGGCTCGTCCGAGGCGATCATGCTCGGCGCGCTGTCGCTGAAGTGGAAGTGGCGGGAGCGCCGCCAGGCGGCCAGTCTGTCGGTCGACCGGCCCAACCTGATCTTCGGGGGCGACGTCCACGTCGTGTGGGAGAAGTTCTGCCGCTACTTCGACGTCGAGCCGCGGATCGTGCCGCTTGCCGAGGACAAGTACACGATCGGCCCGGAGGACGTGGAGCCCCACATCGACGAGAACACGATCGGTGTCGTCGCCGTCGTCGGCACCACGTTCACCGGCCACAAGGACGACGTCGTCGGGATCGACAAGCTCCTGCGGGACATTCGCAAGGAGCGGGACCTCGACATCCCGATCCACGTCGACGGCGCCAGCGGCGGCTTCGTGTGGCCCTTCCTCTATCCGGACTCGAAATGGGACTTCCGGCTCGAGCAGGTCCGCTCGATCAACGTATCGGGACACAAGTACGGCCTGGTCTACCCCGGCATCGGCTGGCTGGTCTTCCGCGAGGAGTCCGACCTGGCCAAGAACCTCGTGTTCTACGAGAACTACCTGGGCAAGACCGACGCGACGTTCACGCTGAACTTCTCGACCGGCGCGTCGATGGTGCTCGCCCAGTACTACAACTTCGTGCGGCTGGGTCGTCAGGGCTACACCTACGTCATGGAGACGATGCAGAAGAACGCCCGCGCGTTGGCGGACAACCTGCGTAGCAGCGGCCGCTTCGAAGTGATCGGCAGCGACCTCGAGCAGCTCCCGCTGGTCGCTTTCCGCCTCGCCGGCAAGCACGCCTACGACGAGTCCGACATCGCCTGGCAGCTCTCGGCCGAGCGCGGCTGGATGGTGCCGGCGTACACGCTCCCGCCCAACGCGGAGCGGGTGAAGATCCTGCGTGCCCTGGTCAAGGAGACCCTGAGCCGCGAGCAGATCGAGCGTCTGACCCAGGACATCGCCGACGCGTGCAACACCTTGGACCACAAGGGTGGGACCACCGAGGTCGAGCGGGCCCAGATCAAGCGCGGCACCGGTTACTAA
- a CDS encoding SSI family serine proteinase inhibitor, producing MLRHLVLTATASLAALGAALPAAAAPLPLLKAPDKLTVIVSETGNRRTDGRYELACGPASGTHPTAQAACDRLDQLARERQDPFAPVPEDQMCTEQMGGPATAHVTGTWQGRRVDSTFSRTNGCEISRWRTIEPVLPNTRS from the coding sequence ATGCTGCGCCACCTCGTCCTCACCGCAACCGCGTCCCTCGCCGCGCTCGGCGCCGCCCTGCCCGCCGCCGCCGCACCCCTTCCGCTGCTGAAGGCGCCGGACAAACTGACCGTGATCGTCTCTGAGACCGGGAACAGGCGGACCGACGGACGGTACGAGCTGGCGTGCGGGCCCGCCAGCGGGACGCACCCCACGGCGCAGGCCGCGTGCGACCGGCTGGACCAGCTTGCGCGGGAGAGGCAGGACCCCTTCGCGCCGGTGCCCGAGGACCAGATGTGCACCGAGCAGATGGGCGGGCCGGCCACCGCACACGTCACCGGAACCTGGCAGGGGCGGCGCGTCGACTCCACCTTCAGCCGGACCAACGGCTGTGAAATCTCGCGCTGGCGGACGATCGAACCGGTACTGCCGAACACCAGGTCATAG